The Drosophila subobscura isolate 14011-0131.10 chromosome A, UCBerk_Dsub_1.0, whole genome shotgun sequence genome includes the window AGTACACGCAACGTGCCGCGTCGGACGTCGGGTATACAGATACTTAAAGTAATTAAAACGGTTTGCATATTAAAAAAGCTGATTTTGTACGGTTTTCTTCTGCCAGCTAAGCTCAGTTGTTGTGTGGCtatatttgcttatttttttcccTAATATATAAGTTGTGCTGTAAACGAATGGGGAGAgtgagaaaagagagagagagagagagagagagagagcagtcaGTCGGTGGTCTGTAAATGTTTTAAACAAACTCAAAGATCGTGCACACCTAATAATCCCCCCGCGACCATcccatgcatacatatttatgcgcatacatacatatgtacaaatgtactaAGAAAGACATATCGTACGACGACTTGAAGAGGGCGGCATTCGTTTGTGTCTTTATCTTTGCCTCCTCCAAATGCACATACACCCACCCATCTGTTGATTTGCGACCTTGCAGCGAAATAATTACTATTTAAAATGTTGTGATAGTACCAATGCGATTTCCATTTGATAATAGTGGCTCTCTCTACCGCTGACTAGACATCTGCTTAccgatgtacatatgtataccataCACCACATACCAACCATTTCGTGCCGTGCGTCTCAGTCTCTGCGAGATGTGGGTGAAATAGTGCTGAGCAAGTCGCTTAGAATGTAAGATGATTCAtcttgagtgtgtgtggtagGGCACATCTCCCTCCCTACTGTCCCATTCTTACTATTGCGAAATAGAACATGAAACACATTCTTGCCTTGATAATGCGATTACTCATGCAAATTGTAgctaaatatttcccattacaGGTAGTTGGTTTGCCCTCGAATACCATCTGTATGGCGAGGTACACGTGTCCAGTGCACATTTCTATAAAACTTTCACTTTGGCATTGTGTTTGCATTCCCCTGTAAATGTCTGAGAGGCGTTTACGTGTCGCCAATACGCATGAGCCTCGAAAAAGGGGCCCCATACCTGAGTCATGGCTTGGGAGTATTTGCAAAGCTTTGCAGTTGGTCCTAATGAGGGGAATCACAAGtgaaacccaaacccaaacgcaAGCTTCAATGCCAGAAACTTTACAACAAGCTGGAAAATCACATGCGTCACATGCTTCcacagcaaagagcaaaagatTTGGAGTACGAGAAGAATGTTAATTATGATTAAATTATGACTAATCATGTGGTTCATTCTGTGAGTGACGCAAGCTCCTGAAATACAACAATATTTGGATGTGATATTATGAGGGCTGCTCTCTCCACATTGTTCGCTTAACAAACACAATTAATTGTTGACTTAATTGGTtattcagtaaataaaaccaCGTTACTACTCTGATAAACCGGGCAGTTCGTTCGCCAATCGGTGGCCCTTGGAATACACTGATAAAAGCTGCTGATTATTTATACATTgcacataaacaaaacaaaataaaataaacaaaaacaaatgaaattgaaattgaaagtgtttttgcGGAGTAAACAAAACTGAAAGTGAATTTAATTTAGCAGATTCATCGATCGATACAGGAGCGCACAAAATTAGAATTAGCATTTCTcacacatatatttaaatcgctttaagaaatttaaataatagaATAATAATTATGCTGGTTTTGCCATCAGAGAAgtgttattaatattatttgacTTATTAGTAAATTACCAACACCTCTTAATCGCGACTTCAAATGCCCCTAATCAATGTTGAGTTGTTTACAATTAAATGATTTCGCTGCCTTTATCAAATAATTGCCGCCATTAACAGCCATTGCAATCAGACCATTTGAAGCCACAAGGCTCTTATGCTTTCAAGCTGTAAAGATACCGAATATGTGTAGATAGCTGTACATAAGTGTGTAGTACTTATATAGTAAATAGTAATGTATGCTACCCAGTTGCGTATGCTTCCCCATGACAACTGTACAAATAGGAACACAAAACTCTTACGAATTGCGTCTCTGCTTATTTGTTCTGttagttaaatattttccacattgAAATAAACCCTAGCGTTCTTTGCATTCTACCTTTTCCAGTACTTGAATCTCACACACAGGAACATCTAGAAATCTCCCTCATAATGTATCCCTTTGTAAGTAGAAAATTCCCTTTTACCTATTAGAAAttaaactttgttttattatcACCATAACTTTACtttaaacacaatttttggCACGTCAATTTAACAGTTTTTAAAACTTTATAAGCGCACATTGTAAATACAAGTTTTTACCTATGCATTTCGTAACgatttttgctttggtttttagGATCGTATAAAATATCTAATGAGCTGTTTGGAAGTTTTGGCTTAACATTCTaacaaactaaatataaaGTAATTTAAAAGAAAGTTCCTTTGTGCTGCCGATTAACATTTGTAGATGATTCGCATTCGCACAGGCATCGCAAAGGCCTCGAATGCATCCTTTCGCTTATGGGACATTTTAAGATCGCTTTAACGTTTCCGACTGTCCGCCTAGAGCATGCCTTGACTTGATTACTGTcgttaaatattattataatatttatttagctcAGCCTAAAGCACTGGCATTATTCCAAATTATTGATAACATctcgcaaacaaaaaatagatacATAGGTACAAAACCTGCAGAAACTAATTAGAAATTTGAAAATGTCTTTGGTGAGCGTTTGCTGCTGTGGTTAATTATGAATTGTGAATATTTTGGACTTTTATAGGGTTCCGGAATGCCTTATTCATCGCATCCTACTACTACCACTAATGAGCCACCAACAAATGCGCCACCCTTTGGAGCTGGTTGGGTGCCACCGATGCAGCAGAGTTCACCATACTCCTCCTCGCCATACCCACCACAGCcaagccaccaccaccagcatcagcaccatcCCCATGCACAGCCACCGCCCCAGCAGGGCTATCCGCCAAGTCAGCATGGTGGCTATCCACCCTATCCGTCGATGTCAGCACCCTATCCGTCAGCATCGACATCCTCTCCGTATCCACCCCAAAACCCCTATCCAATGACACAACCGCATTCGTCCCAATCCCATAACATTCATCACCTGCATgggggggctgctgctgctgctgccccgtatccaggcgctcaaccaGCCACCAATGCCCCCTATCCCACTGGCAGTGGATTCACGCCAGCCATGACAGCCGGATATGATGCTGGGCATGGTCAATGGCAGGGTCAatggcaggggcatgggcatgggcacgggCATGAGCATgcgaatgggcatgggcatggtcAGGTGCACGCGCATCGGTCACCCACAGCTCACAAAGAGGTTGGTCATCAATCTAGTCGGTACACCACCAACGCACCACCCAAAAACTGCATTGCCTTTCACTTTCATTCATAGGAGCATAAAGCTTAGAGTTTACTTGATGATTATCCTTTCTGTACGCTCTTGCAGGGAACCCCAACTTTATTCCCTGCACAAGGCTTTGATCCTGTCAAGGATGCCCACGACTTGCGCAAGGCCATGAAGGGCTTTGGCACGGACGAGAATGCGCTCATCAATATCATTTGCCGGCGCACGAACGAACAGCGCCAGGAGATCCAGCGCCAGTACAAGACCCATTTTGGAAAGGATCTGATCGAGGACATCAAGTCGGAGACGAGCGGAAACTTTGAGAAGCTTCTCGTGGGTCTGCTCCGGCCAATTGTCGACTATTACTGCGCAGAGCTAAACGATGCCATGGCTGGCATCGGCACGGACGAAGAGGTGCTCATCGAGATCCTCTGCACGCTATCCAACATGGAGATATACACCATCAAAAACCAGTACTTACGCTGTAAGCCAGAAGCATGCAATCTTCTCGTAGAGTATAAACACACACCTCCTCTGGCATTCCAGTGTACGGCGCACATCTGGAGTCCGAACTGAAGTCGGAGACATCGGGCAACTTCAAGCGTCTGCTCACGTCCCTCTGCACGTCGGCACGCGATGAGAGCGGTCGCATTGATCCCGATGCGGCCAAGGATGATGCCAGGGAGCTGCTAAAGGCCGGCGAGCTGCGCGTGGGCACCGACGAGAGCATGTTCAACATGATACTGTGCCAAAGGAACTACGGACAATTGAAAATGGTTAGCCCTTGCCGGGGGGCAATCCGATTCCCCGAATGGTCATTGAATAGGGTTTTGCTCTTTGTAGATATTCCAAGAGTACGAGGGCATGACCGGCCACTCGCTGGAGAAGGCCATCAAGAAGGAGTTCTCTGGCGACATTATGGAAGGTCTCATCGCCATCTTTCGCTGTGTGACCAACAAGGCCGACTACTTTGCCTCGCGTTTGCACAAGGCAATGGCTGGCATTGGCACCAACGATACCCAGCTGATTCGTGTCATCATAACGCGTTGCGAGGTAGACAGCAACTGGGTGCTTCATAGTTGAAAACTTGTCTAAAGGAGTTCTTTTTATTTCAGATCGATATGGCAGACATTAAAGTGGCATTCGAGCGTTTGTATGGCAAGTCTCTGAAGAGCTGGATCAAGGTATGCGACCATAAAGCCATTTAAGTGTTGAATGGAACCcaaaatgtgttttgttttttttgagTTACAGGGCGACACTTCTGGCCATTACAAGCATGCCCTTTATGCCCTGGTTGGGGAGCAGCGCTCATCTTAGGTTTATTCCTACtattaattaatcaaattgaaatcaaaaacaaaagaattaaATTTTATTCGAATATGTAATCGCTTTTCCCTATGTATTTTACAATAACTTGCATAAACACATTCATACGTAACGTACACACACGCCCAGGGAGATGGACAATGATGACGTTGATGCTGACGATGAAGACCAATGTTTCGTAGACTCTAAGTGCTCACAGATATTACCTGAATTGTCAATTTGTTGTAAACACTTTTGTAAGAAGACAAAGCAGAAGCCAAATATGTTAATGGTTCCCCAATCCACTCGCAACACCCCACACGATATACACACATGAATACATTCGAAAGCCACAACGATATCCCTTACGCACATTTATCTTTATTAAGTGGAATGCATTATTCAAATTGTACAATCAAAGGGCAAGAAACTACCCGGTGGAAATGCATAGATTAGGTTTACTTTATCGAACTGTGCCTCAAAAGTGTAACTCAATTGCCTATGCCTGAAGCATTTAAAAAACTTTCGAAAACATACACCGAAATATTCTAGATTAAAGAAGTGCATTTTCAATCGTTCAAATTGCATAAGTACACGCCTACACTTGTTGTATTTGAAAATGGTTTAGACCGAAAACAAAGGCTCTCAAATTAATAAACTATTATGGATGTTGTTCTTTCTCCATTAAGTTAGGCGACGAGCTATTTATTGGGTGGACAAAATGGAAGTCTCTTTCAGATCAGATCGTCAGTACCGTCGCTTGGCAGTAACTTTCTGACTTTCTGATTGACTTGCAAGCAAAATAACGAAGAATACAACAACGAAGCCGAATACTTTTTATTTCATGACGCGAACCTCGATGAACATGGAATCGTTGCGCAAATAATTGCGACTGGTGATGACCTTGTGGGGTATGTGAAAGTACTGATTGCTCTGGATGAAGTCGTCGCTCTTCTTGCGCACGAAAACTGTCTTCACATAGTCCTGGGCCTCCAACAGATTCGAGCACTGATCCCGGATGACGACCTCGGCCTGCAGGCGACAGGGCCACGCCAGCAAGGGATCGTACTCGCCGGATAGAACATTGAGACAGGCAATCAGATTACGACCCTTCCATGTGCCCTTGCCATTCAGATAGATATCCAGCTGTGAAGGGAAAGGCCCAATCAAtctcacacatgcaaatgttaGACATTAAAATGAGACTCACTCTTAGGGCATAGCCGAATGCCTTATTGGAGAACATGGCGGAGTGCAGGATGGTGTCATACTGCTTGGCCTCGTCCAGCTTCTTGGAGTAGTCCTTGATGCGGAAGATCAGATGACCTGCAAGCAAGCAAACATTCGGTATACACATTTGTACCTGGAACCTGTATTGGCTGCAGCTACCTCTTATATTCTGTACGCTGGCGAtgcgctgctgcatggccaTTTGGTTCTCCAGATCGGACAGGTTCTGCATGGTCTGATGCAGGGATCGATCCAGATCCTGTACCACGCTCTGCAGCTTATCGCAACGCTC containing:
- the LOC117892987 gene encoding annexin B11 isoform X1, giving the protein MYPFGSGMPYSSHPTTTTNEPPTNAPPFGAGWVPPMQQSSPYSSSPYPPQPSHHHQHQHHPHAQPPPQQGYPPSQHGGYPPYPSMSAPYPSASTSSPYPPQNPYPMTQPHSSQSHNIHHLHGGAAAAAAPYPGAQPATNAPYPTGSGFTPAMTAGYDAGHGQWQGQWQGHGHGHGHEHANGHGHGQVHAHRSPTAHKEGTPTLFPAQGFDPVKDAHDLRKAMKGFGTDENALINIICRRTNEQRQEIQRQYKTHFGKDLIEDIKSETSGNFEKLLVGLLRPIVDYYCAELNDAMAGIGTDEEVLIEILCTLSNMEIYTIKNQYLRLYGAHLESELKSETSGNFKRLLTSLCTSARDESGRIDPDAAKDDARELLKAGELRVGTDESMFNMILCQRNYGQLKMIFQEYEGMTGHSLEKAIKKEFSGDIMEGLIAIFRCVTNKADYFASRLHKAMAGIGTNDTQLIRVIITRCEIDMADIKVAFERLYGKSLKSWIKGDTSGHYKHALYALVGEQRSS
- the LOC117892987 gene encoding annexin B11 isoform X3, whose translation is MYPFGTPTLFPAQGFDPVKDAHDLRKAMKGFGTDENALINIICRRTNEQRQEIQRQYKTHFGKDLIEDIKSETSGNFEKLLVGLLRPIVDYYCAELNDAMAGIGTDEEVLIEILCTLSNMEIYTIKNQYLRLYGAHLESELKSETSGNFKRLLTSLCTSARDESGRIDPDAAKDDARELLKAGELRVGTDESMFNMILCQRNYGQLKMIFQEYEGMTGHSLEKAIKKEFSGDIMEGLIAIFRCVTNKADYFASRLHKAMAGIGTNDTQLIRVIITRCEIDMADIKVAFERLYGKSLKSWIKGDTSGHYKHALYALVGEQRSS
- the LOC117892987 gene encoding annexin B11 isoform X2, whose protein sequence is MSLGSGMPYSSHPTTTTNEPPTNAPPFGAGWVPPMQQSSPYSSSPYPPQPSHHHQHQHHPHAQPPPQQGYPPSQHGGYPPYPSMSAPYPSASTSSPYPPQNPYPMTQPHSSQSHNIHHLHGGAAAAAAPYPGAQPATNAPYPTGSGFTPAMTAGYDAGHGQWQGQWQGHGHGHGHEHANGHGHGQVHAHRSPTAHKEGTPTLFPAQGFDPVKDAHDLRKAMKGFGTDENALINIICRRTNEQRQEIQRQYKTHFGKDLIEDIKSETSGNFEKLLVGLLRPIVDYYCAELNDAMAGIGTDEEVLIEILCTLSNMEIYTIKNQYLRLYGAHLESELKSETSGNFKRLLTSLCTSARDESGRIDPDAAKDDARELLKAGELRVGTDESMFNMILCQRNYGQLKMIFQEYEGMTGHSLEKAIKKEFSGDIMEGLIAIFRCVTNKADYFASRLHKAMAGIGTNDTQLIRVIITRCEIDMADIKVAFERLYGKSLKSWIKGDTSGHYKHALYALVGEQRSS